In Bacteroidales bacterium, a single genomic region encodes these proteins:
- a CDS encoding L-rhamnose isomerase: MSNTDNIKKAYEIAKQQYKELGVDTDQALEKLRDLQVSMHCWQTDDVGGFETPESELEGGGIQVTGNYPGKARSLEEVRQDLDKAMSLLPGKQKINIHAIYGDFGGKLVDRDQIDVEHFQGWIDWAKERGIGLDFNCTCFSHPKADGGFTISSKNEEIRKFWIKHIKQCRKIGAAMGEQTGIPSIHNLWIPDGSKDTPIDRYTHRKLLKESLDEIFSEDYPREHLKDSIESKLFGIGAEAMTVGSYDFYLPYAATNNKLICLDNGHYHPTEEVGDKISAALLFVDELMLHVTRGVRWDSDHVVTLNEDVRQIAQETIRADALNRVNVGLDFFDGSINRIGAYVIGTRAAQQAFLFALLEPTDKLRQYEENENYFERLAMLELLKSKPFGAVWDYYCLSNDVPVSEDYITSIQQYEKEVLSKR; encoded by the coding sequence ATGAGTAATACCGATAACATCAAAAAGGCATATGAAATTGCCAAACAGCAGTACAAGGAATTGGGCGTGGATACCGATCAGGCCCTTGAGAAACTCAGAGACCTTCAGGTCAGTATGCATTGCTGGCAGACCGATGACGTGGGTGGTTTTGAAACCCCTGAATCCGAGCTGGAAGGAGGCGGAATACAGGTAACGGGCAATTATCCCGGTAAAGCAAGGAGTTTGGAAGAGGTCCGTCAGGACTTGGACAAAGCCATGTCTCTGTTACCTGGCAAACAGAAAATAAACATCCATGCTATTTACGGAGATTTTGGGGGTAAATTGGTAGACCGCGATCAAATTGATGTTGAACATTTCCAGGGATGGATTGACTGGGCGAAAGAGCGAGGCATTGGCCTGGATTTCAATTGTACCTGTTTTTCTCACCCAAAAGCCGACGGCGGCTTTACCATTTCCAGCAAGAATGAGGAAATCAGAAAATTCTGGATCAAGCACATCAAACAATGCAGAAAAATAGGTGCAGCCATGGGAGAACAAACCGGCATACCTTCCATACACAACCTTTGGATTCCCGACGGATCAAAAGACACACCGATTGACAGATATACCCATCGCAAGCTTCTGAAAGAATCACTTGACGAAATTTTTTCGGAAGACTACCCCAGAGAACATTTGAAAGACTCCATTGAAAGTAAATTATTTGGTATCGGTGCAGAGGCTATGACCGTGGGTTCATACGATTTTTATCTGCCATATGCTGCAACGAACAACAAATTAATATGCCTGGATAACGGACATTACCATCCAACTGAGGAAGTGGGAGATAAAATATCGGCTGCTTTGCTTTTTGTTGATGAACTGATGCTCCATGTTACCCGGGGAGTGAGATGGGACAGCGACCATGTGGTTACCCTGAATGAGGATGTACGGCAAATTGCCCAGGAGACAATACGTGCTGATGCTTTGAACCGGGTCAATGTAGGGCTTGACTTTTTCGATGGCAGCATCAACCGTATCGGAGCCTATGTTATCGGCACCCGTGCAGCCCAACAGGCATTCCTGTTTGCATTGCTTGAGCCTACCGATAAGCTAAGACAATATGAGGAAAATGAAAATTATTTTGAACGGCTCGCCATGCTTGAGCTGTTGAAGTCCAAGCCATTTGGCGCTGTATGGGACTACTATTGCCTGAGCAATGATGTTCCGGTAAGCGAGGATTATATTACCAGCATCCAGCAATACGAGAAGGAAGTGTTGTCCAAGCGCTAG